The Bradyrhizobium sp. WBAH42 genome includes a window with the following:
- a CDS encoding response regulator has protein sequence MADGLSVFLVEDEALIRMMIADMVEELGHHVVAEADNVRDASAFAMTAQYDLAILDINLMGVYVDPVADLIERRGKPFLFATGYGPELLPSLLRRRPILRKPIAMDQLKAMIDSMFPEPSAKIPS, from the coding sequence ATGGCGGACGGACTCTCCGTTTTCCTGGTCGAAGACGAGGCGTTGATCCGGATGATGATCGCCGACATGGTGGAGGAGCTTGGCCACCACGTCGTTGCGGAGGCAGACAATGTGCGCGACGCCAGCGCCTTTGCCATGACCGCGCAGTATGATCTGGCCATCCTCGACATCAATCTGATGGGCGTCTATGTCGATCCCGTCGCCGACCTGATCGAACGTCGCGGAAAGCCATTTCTGTTCGCGACAGGCTACGGTCCGGAGCTACTGCCGTCCCTGCTTCGGCGCAGGCCGATCCTGCGCAAGCCGATCGCGATGGATCAGCTCAAGGCAATGATCGATTCCATGTTTCCCGAGCCGTCAGCCAAAATCCCGAGCTGA
- a CDS encoding alpha/beta fold hydrolase has translation MVDKTAKPPRGPGQAPDDPRLWPFAAAQFAMDACFWWLERAPEKQGDSSLPWTTPSRVALELATMRLRDCSQTRSGQPALVCAPYALHRALIADFAPGHSVVQSLQNGGIDRVYLTDWRSATPDMRYLSIDSYLGDLNVAIDEIGAPVDLVGLCQGGWLSLLYAARFPAKVRRLVLVGAPVDLSIESSLSRLARNAPELVYDQLVARGGGNVSGEEMLRFWSKAPDHDAIVAALQRDLSDAQGAELLARFDHWNAETLNLPGTYYLEIVNAIFRKNRIAEGSFVALGRPIDLKDVRAPIFLLAGLDDDVVPATQALATAGLVGTPPAFIAAASEPSNHLGLFMGARTHAHAWPRIAGWLRSDLPGVLARSA, from the coding sequence ATGGTGGACAAGACCGCCAAACCGCCACGCGGGCCAGGGCAGGCCCCCGATGATCCGCGGCTCTGGCCGTTTGCCGCGGCGCAGTTCGCCATGGATGCCTGCTTCTGGTGGCTGGAGCGGGCACCCGAGAAACAGGGTGACAGCAGCCTGCCATGGACGACGCCGAGCCGCGTTGCGCTGGAGCTCGCAACGATGCGCTTGCGCGATTGCTCGCAGACCCGGTCCGGCCAGCCGGCGCTGGTCTGCGCGCCCTATGCGCTGCACCGGGCCCTGATCGCCGATTTCGCCCCAGGACACAGCGTGGTGCAGTCGCTGCAGAATGGCGGCATCGACCGGGTCTATCTCACCGACTGGCGGTCGGCGACACCGGACATGCGCTATCTCTCGATCGACAGCTATCTCGGCGATCTCAACGTCGCCATCGACGAGATCGGCGCTCCGGTCGATCTCGTCGGGCTGTGCCAGGGCGGATGGCTGTCGCTGCTCTATGCCGCGCGCTTTCCAGCCAAGGTGAGGCGGCTGGTTCTCGTCGGTGCTCCCGTGGACCTGTCGATCGAGTCCTCGCTGTCCCGGCTCGCCCGTAACGCACCCGAGCTGGTCTATGACCAGCTCGTCGCGCGCGGCGGCGGCAATGTCAGCGGCGAGGAGATGCTGCGCTTCTGGTCCAAAGCGCCTGACCACGACGCTATCGTGGCGGCATTGCAGCGGGATCTCTCGGACGCGCAGGGCGCCGAGCTGCTGGCGCGGTTCGACCACTGGAACGCCGAGACGCTCAACCTGCCCGGCACTTATTATCTCGAGATCGTCAACGCGATTTTCCGAAAGAACCGGATCGCCGAGGGCAGTTTCGTCGCGCTCGGCCGCCCGATCGACCTGAAGGACGTCAGGGCGCCGATCTTCCTGCTCGCCGGGCTCGACGACGATGTGGTGCCGGCGACGCAAGCGCTCGCCACGGCCGGCCTCGTCGGCACGCCACCAGCCTTCATCGCGGCAGCGTCCGAGCCCAGCAACCATCTCGGCCTGTTCATGGGCGCGCGCACCCATGCGCACGCCTGGCCCCGGATCGCCGGGTGGCTGCGCAGCGATCTGCCTGGCGTGCTGGCCCGCAGCGCCTGA
- the pncA gene encoding bifunctional nicotinamidase/pyrazinamidase produces MKISDRDVLLVIDVQNDFCTGGALAVPGGEKVVPAINRIAQKFANVVLTQDWHPSDHASFAPNHAGKQPFQTIELDYGPQVLWPTHCVQGTAGAEFHRDLDVTRASLVVRKGFRRGIDSYSALFENDHRTPTGLLGYLRERELKTVFVAGLALDFCVRFSAEDARKAGLEVAVIEDACRGIDLDGSVAATHRSFRDLGIAVVSLEAFL; encoded by the coding sequence ATGAAGATTTCCGACCGCGACGTGCTGCTGGTGATCGACGTCCAGAACGACTTCTGCACCGGTGGGGCGCTCGCCGTTCCCGGTGGCGAGAAGGTCGTCCCCGCCATCAACAGGATCGCCCAAAAATTCGCCAATGTGGTGCTGACGCAGGACTGGCATCCGAGCGACCACGCCTCGTTCGCGCCGAACCATGCCGGCAAGCAGCCGTTCCAGACCATCGAACTCGACTACGGACCGCAGGTGCTCTGGCCGACGCATTGCGTGCAGGGCACGGCCGGCGCGGAATTTCATCGCGATCTCGACGTGACGCGGGCGAGCCTCGTCGTGCGCAAGGGCTTTCGCCGCGGCATCGATTCCTATTCGGCGTTGTTCGAGAACGACCATCGGACACCGACCGGACTGCTGGGTTATTTGCGCGAACGCGAGCTGAAGACCGTCTTTGTCGCCGGCCTGGCGCTGGACTTCTGCGTCCGCTTCTCGGCGGAAGATGCGCGCAAGGCGGGGCTGGAAGTCGCCGTCATCGAGGATGCCTGTCGCGGCATTGATCTCGACGGCTCGGTCGCGGCGACCCATCGGAGTTTTCGGGACCTCGGCATTGCTGTCGTGAGCCTCGAGGCATTTTTGTGA
- the glk gene encoding glucokinase has protein sequence MNIGKTGKILLADIGGTNARFALSPSGQTGPIDYVKVADFPTVREAIADVLARRSNGEQPHRAVLAVAGPVTNNRCVMTNSPWVIDGNELQGALGFDSVHVLNDFEVVAWSLPALESSDLVPLGGGDGLPGEPLLVVGPGTGFGVSCLVDRHGSRLAVVTEAGHATLPAENEREERVIACLRRRLGHVSIERGALSGSGLQNLYEALAEIDGVQVPHRDAAAITKAALENSCPVSRATLEMFCAILGSVAGNLAVTFGARGGVYIAGGIVPRFREFLAASAFRARFEAKGRFQDYLRNIPTRLVIKPDASFLGLTMFAEHNPG, from the coding sequence ATGAATATCGGCAAGACCGGAAAAATTCTTCTCGCCGATATCGGCGGCACCAATGCGCGCTTCGCGCTGAGCCCGAGCGGTCAGACCGGACCGATCGACTATGTCAAGGTCGCGGACTTCCCGACCGTCCGCGAAGCCATCGCGGACGTGCTGGCGCGCCGGTCGAACGGCGAGCAGCCCCATCGCGCGGTGCTGGCCGTGGCAGGTCCCGTCACCAACAATCGCTGCGTCATGACCAACAGCCCCTGGGTCATCGACGGCAACGAGCTGCAGGGCGCGCTCGGCTTCGACAGCGTCCATGTGCTGAACGATTTCGAGGTGGTGGCCTGGTCCCTGCCCGCCTTGGAGTCTTCCGACCTGGTCCCGCTCGGCGGCGGCGACGGCTTGCCCGGAGAGCCGTTGCTGGTCGTAGGGCCTGGAACCGGATTTGGTGTCTCCTGCCTGGTCGACCGCCATGGTTCGCGACTGGCCGTCGTCACTGAGGCCGGACATGCGACCCTGCCGGCCGAGAACGAGCGCGAGGAGCGCGTGATCGCCTGCTTGCGCCGGCGCCTCGGCCATGTCTCCATCGAGCGCGGCGCCCTCTCGGGTTCCGGGCTGCAGAACCTCTACGAGGCGCTGGCCGAGATTGACGGCGTTCAGGTGCCGCATCGCGATGCCGCCGCGATCACCAAGGCTGCGCTGGAGAACAGCTGTCCGGTCAGCCGCGCGACGCTGGAGATGTTTTGCGCCATCCTCGGCTCGGTCGCCGGCAATCTCGCGGTGACTTTCGGCGCCCGCGGCGGCGTCTATATTGCCGGCGGAATCGTGCCGCGCTTCCGCGAGTTCCTCGCCGCCTCCGCGTTCCGGGCGCGCTTCGAAGCCAAGGGACGGTTTCAGGACTATTTGCGCAACATCCCGACCAGGCTCGTGATCAAGCCCGATGCGAGCTTCCTCGGCCTGACGATGTTTGCCGAGCACAATCCCGGCTGA
- a CDS encoding NAD(+) synthase: MTFHSIYAHGFARVAACVTTSHVADPTANAKAVLAAANACHEQSVAVAVFPELCLCGYAIEDLVKQDPLLDAVERGLAGIVEASAGLMTVLIVGAPLRFGNRIYNCAVVIHRGNVLGVVPKSYLPTYREFYEGRHFASGAGIAGETIAFGGMHAPFGVDLLFAAEDVPGLTIGVEICEDMWIPVTPASELALAGASVLINLSGSPITIGRARSRALLCQSTSARCLAAYVYSAAGAGESTTDLAWDGQTSIYENGVLLAEGERFRQGGQITLADVDLDLLRQERALMGTFDDNRRQREAFFRKVTFALKPPAADIGFLRKVERFPFVPSDETLLEQDCYEAYNIQVAGLVQRMRATGTKRVVIGVSGGLDSTHALIVAAKAIDLLGLPRDNILAYTMPGFATGSESKTNALALMKALQTSWQELDIRTTATQMLKDIGHPFGKGEKVYDVTFENVQAGLRTDYLFRLANHHGGIVIGTGDLSELALGWCTYGVGDQMAHYNVNAGVPKTLIQHLIRWVISSKQFSDDVNRTLGSILAAEISPELVPVEAGQKPQSTEASVGPYELQDFNLFYTLRFGMRPSKIAFMALQAWKDVAKGEWPPAFPSDRRKAYDLPEIRRWLDVFLRRFFAFSQFKRSAMPNGPKVSAGGSLSPRGDWRAPSDSSAAAWLEDLERNVPN; encoded by the coding sequence ATGACTTTCCACTCGATTTACGCCCATGGATTTGCGCGCGTGGCGGCCTGCGTGACCACCTCCCACGTCGCCGATCCCACGGCCAACGCGAAAGCCGTCCTGGCGGCGGCCAATGCCTGCCATGAGCAGTCGGTCGCGGTTGCCGTGTTTCCCGAGCTGTGCCTGTGCGGTTATGCCATCGAGGACTTGGTGAAGCAGGATCCGCTGCTCGATGCGGTCGAGCGCGGGCTCGCAGGGATCGTTGAGGCCTCCGCGGGGCTGATGACGGTCCTGATCGTCGGGGCGCCGCTGCGCTTTGGCAATCGCATCTACAACTGCGCCGTCGTCATTCATCGCGGCAACGTCCTCGGCGTCGTGCCGAAATCTTACTTGCCGACCTATCGCGAGTTCTACGAGGGACGGCATTTCGCCTCCGGTGCCGGCATCGCCGGCGAGACCATCGCCTTTGGCGGGATGCATGCGCCGTTCGGCGTGGATCTCCTGTTCGCGGCCGAGGACGTTCCAGGCCTCACCATCGGCGTCGAGATCTGCGAGGACATGTGGATCCCGGTGACGCCGGCCTCGGAGCTCGCGCTTGCGGGCGCGAGCGTGCTGATCAACCTCTCGGGCAGTCCGATCACGATCGGCCGGGCGCGCTCGCGCGCGCTGCTGTGCCAATCGACCTCGGCGCGCTGCCTCGCAGCTTACGTCTATTCCGCAGCCGGGGCCGGGGAATCCACCACCGATCTCGCCTGGGACGGCCAGACCTCGATCTACGAGAACGGCGTGCTGCTGGCTGAGGGCGAGCGGTTCCGCCAGGGCGGCCAGATCACGCTGGCCGACGTCGATCTCGACCTGCTCAGGCAGGAACGCGCGCTGATGGGAACGTTCGACGACAACAGGCGGCAGCGCGAGGCATTTTTCCGCAAGGTGACATTTGCCCTGAAGCCGCCGGCGGCCGATATCGGCTTCCTGCGCAAGGTCGAGCGCTTTCCGTTCGTGCCGAGCGATGAGACCCTGCTCGAGCAGGACTGCTACGAGGCCTACAACATCCAGGTCGCCGGGCTGGTGCAGCGCATGCGCGCCACCGGCACCAAGCGCGTCGTGATCGGCGTCTCGGGCGGGCTCGATTCCACCCATGCCCTGATCGTTGCCGCTAAGGCGATCGACCTGCTCGGCCTGCCGCGCGACAACATCCTGGCCTACACCATGCCGGGCTTTGCGACCGGCAGCGAGAGCAAGACCAACGCGCTCGCCCTGATGAAGGCGCTGCAGACGAGCTGGCAGGAGCTCGACATCCGCACCACGGCGACGCAGATGCTAAAGGATATCGGCCATCCCTTCGGCAAGGGCGAGAAGGTCTACGACGTCACCTTCGAGAACGTGCAGGCGGGCCTGCGCACGGACTATCTGTTCCGGCTCGCCAACCATCACGGCGGCATCGTGATCGGGACCGGCGATCTCTCCGAGCTTGCGCTCGGCTGGTGCACCTATGGTGTCGGCGACCAGATGGCGCATTACAACGTCAACGCCGGCGTGCCGAAGACGCTGATCCAGCATCTGATCCGCTGGGTGATCTCCTCGAAACAATTCAGCGACGACGTCAACCGGACGCTCGGCTCGATCCTGGCGGCCGAAATCTCGCCCGAGCTCGTGCCGGTCGAGGCCGGCCAGAAGCCGCAGAGCACGGAAGCGTCCGTCGGACCTTACGAGCTGCAGGATTTCAACCTGTTCTATACGCTGCGCTTCGGCATGCGGCCGTCCAAGATCGCCTTCATGGCGCTCCAGGCGTGGAAGGACGTTGCCAAGGGGGAATGGCCGCCGGCATTCCCCAGCGACCGACGCAAGGCCTATGATCTGCCGGAGATCCGCCGCTGGCTGGACGTGTTCCTGCGCCGTTTCTTCGCCTTCAGCCAGTTCAAGCGCTCGGCCATGCCGAACGGGCCGAAGGTCTCGGCCGGCGGTTCGCTGTCGCCACGCGGCGACTGGCGCGCGCCCTCGGATTCGAGCGCGGCGGCATGGCTCGAGGATCTCGAGCGGAACGTACCGAACTGA